From Woronichinia naegeliana WA131, the proteins below share one genomic window:
- the ndhK gene encoding photosynthetic/respiratory NAD(P)H-quinone oxidoreductase subunit K, translating to MSPSPSNLTMPESAATAKILNPISRTQVTQDLSENVILTTVDDLYNWAKLSSLWPLLYGTACCFIEFAALIGSRFDFDRFGLVPRSSPRQADLIITAGTITMKMAPALVRLYEEMPEPKYVIAMGACTITGGMFSSDSTTAVRGVDKLIPVDVYIPGCPPRPEAIFDAIIKLRKKVANESIQERASVYEQTHRYYSTTHNMRSVEPILNGQYLQMPTRQAPPVALTEAMGIPVSPALATSQQQKEQVNRG from the coding sequence ATGAGTCCTAGTCCTTCTAACCTTACGATGCCAGAGTCAGCCGCCACCGCTAAAATCCTGAATCCCATTAGCCGTACCCAGGTGACTCAGGACTTATCAGAAAATGTTATTTTAACAACGGTCGATGACCTCTACAATTGGGCCAAGCTTTCAAGTTTATGGCCGCTTCTCTACGGAACTGCCTGCTGTTTTATTGAATTTGCAGCCCTCATTGGTTCTCGTTTTGATTTTGACCGTTTTGGTCTGGTTCCCCGCTCTAGTCCCCGTCAGGCCGATTTAATTATTACGGCCGGAACAATCACCATGAAGATGGCCCCAGCCCTCGTCAGGCTTTATGAAGAAATGCCTGAGCCTAAATATGTGATTGCGATGGGGGCTTGCACTATAACGGGGGGAATGTTTAGTAGCGATTCCACTACGGCTGTTCGAGGTGTTGACAAATTAATTCCTGTGGATGTTTATATTCCAGGTTGTCCTCCTCGCCCTGAAGCTATTTTTGATGCTATTATTAAACTTCGGAAAAAAGTGGCCAACGAGTCTATTCAAGAAAGGGCTTCTGTCTATGAGCAAACCCATCGCTATTACAGTACCACCCACAATATGCGATCTGTTGAACCGATTTTGAACGGGCAATATCTACAAATGCCGACTCGTCAAGCTCCCCCTGTGGCATTAACAGAAGCGATGGGCATTCCCGTCTCGCCTGCTTTGGCAACCTCTCAACAACAAAAGGAGCAAGTAAATCGTGGCTGA
- a CDS encoding NAD(P)H-quinone oxidoreductase subunit J, with the protein MAEETLSENSSEDLAGTALVPAGPVSSWLTENGFEHDILAADHLGIEMIQVEADLLLPLATALYAHGFNYLQCQGAYDEGAGKPLVSFYHLVKVSDNDGPDGTLRASLSEVRVKVSVPRDNPRIPSVYWIWKAADWQERECYDMYGIIYEGHPNLKRILMPEDWIGWPLRKDYISPNFYELQDAY; encoded by the coding sequence GTGGCTGAAGAAACCCTATCTGAAAATTCCTCTGAAGACCTTGCTGGAACTGCTCTCGTGCCAGCCGGGCCGGTGTCTAGTTGGCTAACTGAAAACGGCTTTGAGCATGATATTTTGGCGGCTGATCATCTAGGGATTGAGATGATTCAAGTCGAAGCAGATCTTCTACTGCCCTTGGCAACGGCTCTCTATGCCCATGGATTTAATTATCTGCAATGTCAAGGGGCCTACGATGAAGGGGCGGGCAAACCGCTTGTCAGTTTTTATCATCTGGTGAAGGTCAGTGATAATGATGGGCCAGATGGAACACTTCGCGCTAGTCTCTCAGAAGTTCGTGTGAAGGTATCTGTTCCTAGGGACAATCCTCGCATTCCTTCTGTTTATTGGATCTGGAAAGCAGCGGACTGGCAAGAACGAGAGTGCTACGATATGTACGGTATTATCTACGAAGGTCATCCTAATCTCAAGCGTATTTTAATGCCGGAAGATTGGATTGGCTGGCCGCTTCGTAAGGATTATATTTCTCCTAATTTTTACGAACTACAAGATGCTTATTGA
- the rpmE gene encoding 50S ribosomal protein L31, with amino-acid sequence MPKADIHPTWYPEAKVICNGEVVLTVGSTQPEIHVEIWSGNHPFYTGTQKIIDTEGRVDRFMRKYGMLDKNKKAESSANS; translated from the coding sequence ATGCCTAAAGCGGATATTCATCCTACTTGGTATCCCGAAGCCAAGGTCATTTGTAACGGCGAAGTCGTCTTAACCGTTGGTTCTACTCAACCTGAAATTCATGTGGAAATTTGGTCAGGGAACCATCCTTTTTATACCGGCACTCAGAAAATCATTGATACAGAAGGACGGGTTGATCGCTTTATGCGGAAGTATGGTATGTTGGACAAAAATAAAAAAGCGGAATCATCTGCCAATTCCTAA
- the rpsI gene encoding 30S ribosomal protein S9, whose amino-acid sequence MSVTESKNKVVYWGTGRRKAAIARVRLVPGSGEVVVNGRPGEIYFNRIANYLQSLKAPLETLGLENEYNILVNAHGGGLTGQADAVKLGVARALCQLAPENRQPLKAEGYLTRDPRAKERKKYGLHKARKAPQYSKR is encoded by the coding sequence ATGTCTGTTACTGAATCTAAAAACAAAGTTGTTTATTGGGGTACAGGTCGTCGGAAAGCGGCGATCGCTAGAGTTCGTCTTGTCCCTGGCTCAGGAGAGGTGGTGGTCAATGGCCGTCCTGGCGAAATTTACTTCAATCGTATTGCCAACTACCTACAAAGTCTGAAGGCTCCATTGGAAACCTTAGGGTTAGAAAATGAGTACAATATTTTAGTCAATGCTCATGGTGGGGGTCTAACGGGTCAAGCCGATGCGGTGAAACTTGGTGTTGCTCGCGCCCTCTGTCAATTGGCGCCTGAAAATCGTCAACCTCTCAAGGCAGAAGGCTATCTTACTCGTGATCCCCGTGCTAAAGAGCGGAAAAAATACGGTTTACACAAAGCCCGTAAAGCTCCCCAATACTCGAAACGTTAG
- the rplM gene encoding 50S ribosomal protein L13, which translates to MNKTYLPTTENLDQKWYVIDAADQRLGRLATEVASILRGKNKATFTPHMDTGDFVVVVNAEKIDVTGKKREQKLYRRHSGRPGGMKEETFGKLQARLPERIIEQAIKGMLPKNALGRKLFTKLKVYAGPNHPHQAQQPEILTVNTIPAVN; encoded by the coding sequence ATGAACAAAACCTACCTACCGACCACGGAAAACCTTGACCAAAAATGGTACGTGATTGATGCGGCCGACCAACGTTTGGGCCGTTTAGCAACTGAAGTTGCTTCGATCTTAAGAGGTAAAAATAAAGCCACTTTTACGCCCCACATGGATACAGGGGATTTCGTTGTGGTCGTTAATGCTGAGAAAATTGACGTTACCGGCAAAAAACGCGAACAAAAACTCTACCGTCGCCATTCAGGTCGTCCTGGTGGGATGAAGGAGGAAACCTTTGGCAAGTTGCAAGCCCGTCTGCCGGAGCGAATTATTGAACAGGCCATCAAGGGAATGCTACCCAAAAATGCCTTGGGTCGTAAGCTTTTTACCAAGCTGAAAGTCTATGCGGGCCCCAACCATCCTCACCAAGCCCAGCAACCCGAAATTCTCACTGTCAACACCATTCCTGCGGTTAACTAA
- the truA gene encoding tRNA pseudouridine(38-40) synthase TruA, with protein sequence MAVPQRIALVIQYLGTNFHGWQRQAIHRSVQADIENAIAEVLGYAVVLHGAGRTDTGVHAAAQVAHFDDAVGKIPPEKWAAVLNTKLPKDVFIRGSAAVTDHWHARFSALWRRYRYTIYTDPWPNLFVQPFSWHYYHAPLKETLIEAALTPLLGKHHLSAFQRAGSRRRHAWVEVQAIECRRQGPMLYLEIQANGFLYGMVRLLVGMLVEVGSGKRSPDNFTEIWVNQQREAVKYAAPAKGLCLLRVGYPECPFDPALWFDSHPLFTFNPTLAVI encoded by the coding sequence ATGGCCGTCCCTCAACGAATTGCTTTGGTCATTCAATACTTGGGTACAAACTTTCACGGTTGGCAACGACAAGCGATTCATCGTTCTGTCCAGGCAGATATTGAAAACGCGATCGCCGAGGTGTTAGGTTATGCCGTTGTCCTTCATGGGGCAGGGCGGACTGATACAGGGGTTCATGCTGCTGCTCAGGTTGCTCACTTTGATGATGCTGTCGGTAAGATTCCTCCCGAAAAATGGGCCGCTGTTTTAAATACAAAACTGCCTAAGGACGTTTTTATTCGAGGATCGGCTGCCGTTACTGACCATTGGCACGCTCGTTTTTCGGCCCTGTGGCGACGATATCGCTATACGATTTATACTGATCCCTGGCCTAACCTGTTTGTCCAGCCATTTAGTTGGCACTATTATCATGCACCCCTAAAAGAAACCCTTATTGAGGCTGCCTTGACTCCCTTGTTAGGTAAACATCATTTGTCTGCCTTTCAACGGGCCGGTTCTCGTCGCCGTCATGCTTGGGTAGAGGTACAGGCCATCGAATGTCGCCGTCAAGGCCCCATGCTCTATCTAGAAATCCAAGCCAATGGTTTTCTCTACGGAATGGTACGCCTCTTGGTGGGGATGTTGGTGGAGGTCGGTAGTGGCAAGCGATCGCCGGATAACTTCACCGAAATCTGGGTTAATCAACAACGGGAAGCCGTTAAGTATGCTGCCCCAGCCAAAGGACTCTGTTTATTACGAGTCGGTTATCCAGAATGCCCCTTTGATCCGGCTCTCTGGTTTGATAGCCATCCCCTGTTTACCTTTAATCCCACGTTAGCCGTTATCTAA
- the rplQ gene encoding 50S ribosomal protein L17, producing the protein MRHGCRVPQLGKPADQRKALLRSLATELLRYGQIKTTKARAKALRAEVDHIITLAKDGSLAARRQALGYIYDKKIVHAVFAEAQERYKDRNGGYTRVVRTLRRRGDNAEMAIIELV; encoded by the coding sequence ATGCGACACGGCTGTCGAGTCCCCCAATTGGGGAAACCCGCCGACCAACGAAAAGCTTTATTGCGATCGCTGGCGACGGAATTACTGCGTTATGGACAAATTAAAACCACTAAGGCAAGAGCTAAGGCTCTACGAGCGGAAGTGGATCATATTATTACCCTGGCTAAAGACGGTTCTTTGGCGGCTAGACGACAAGCTCTGGGCTATATTTACGATAAAAAAATCGTTCATGCGGTATTTGCCGAGGCTCAGGAACGCTATAAAGATCGCAATGGTGGTTATACCAGAGTGGTTCGTACTCTACGCCGTCGGGGTGATAATGCCGAAATGGCTATTATTGAACTGGTTTAA
- the rpsK gene encoding 30S ribosomal protein S11: MARPTKKSGPKKQKKNVPSGVAHIQSTFNNTIVTISDIRGDVVSWASAGSSGFKGAKKGTPFAAQTAADNAARRAMDQGMRQLEVMVSGPGAGRETAIRALQGAGLEITVIRDVTPIPHNGCRPPKRRRV; encoded by the coding sequence ATGGCGCGACCAACCAAAAAAAGCGGCCCCAAGAAACAGAAAAAAAATGTTCCCAGTGGTGTCGCTCACATTCAATCCACCTTCAACAATACAATTGTCACTATCTCCGATATTAGAGGGGATGTGGTTTCCTGGGCTTCGGCCGGATCTAGTGGTTTTAAAGGTGCTAAAAAAGGAACCCCCTTTGCCGCTCAAACCGCAGCAGACAATGCCGCCAGACGGGCAATGGATCAGGGCATGAGACAACTTGAAGTCATGGTCAGTGGGCCAGGGGCTGGCCGAGAAACAGCTATCCGAGCACTTCAGGGAGCCGGACTGGAAATCACTGTGATTCGGGATGTTACCCCGATTCCCCACAATGGCTGTCGTCCTCCGAAGCGGCGGAGAGTTTAA
- the rpsM gene encoding 30S ribosomal protein S13 — protein MARIAGVDLPRDKRVEIALTYLYGIGLSRSQKILAETGVNPDTRTRDLSDEDAAALRAYIDANYEIEGDLRRWEAMNIKRLADIGTYRGRRHRMGLPVRGQRTRTNARTRRGRRVTVAGKKKAPAKK, from the coding sequence GTGGCGAGGATAGCTGGTGTTGACCTGCCCAGGGATAAGCGTGTGGAAATCGCACTAACCTATCTCTACGGTATCGGTCTATCACGATCTCAAAAAATTCTAGCGGAAACAGGAGTTAATCCTGACACTAGAACCAGAGACTTAAGCGACGAAGATGCTGCCGCTTTACGGGCCTATATTGATGCCAACTATGAAATTGAAGGGGATTTGCGCCGTTGGGAAGCAATGAACATCAAACGGTTGGCCGATATCGGTACCTATCGGGGCCGTCGTCATCGTATGGGTTTACCTGTTCGAGGACAGAGAACTCGTACTAATGCACGGACTCGTCGAGGTCGTCGGGTAACGGTAGCTGGGAAGAAAAAAGCCCCAGCCAAGAAATAA
- the rpmJ gene encoding 50S ribosomal protein L36, translated as MKVRASVKKMCEKCRVIRRRGRVMVICSNPKHKQRQG; from the coding sequence ATGAAAGTTAGAGCGTCAGTTAAGAAAATGTGTGAAAAGTGTCGCGTCATTCGACGACGGGGCCGCGTGATGGTGATCTGTTCCAACCCCAAGCATAAACAACGTCAGGGTTAA
- the infA gene encoding translation initiation factor IF-1: MAKQDLIEMEGTVMESLPNAMFRVDLDNGFNVLAHISGKIRRNYIKILPGDRVKVELTPYDLTKGRITYRLKNKK, translated from the coding sequence TTGGCTAAACAAGATCTCATCGAAATGGAAGGAACTGTGATGGAATCCTTGCCGAATGCCATGTTTAGAGTCGATTTGGACAATGGCTTCAACGTCCTGGCCCACATTTCAGGCAAAATTCGCCGTAATTACATCAAAATTTTACCCGGCGATCGCGTCAAAGTAGAACTCACCCCCTACGACCTCACCAAAGGACGGATCACCTATCGTCTCAAAAATAAAAAATAA
- a CDS encoding HEPN domain-containing protein, whose translation MQEAYQEVAERNLLAARNLLEGNIHEMAGFCCYHAYESSASALAVKESRPHGQRVGHLQKLAIFREYANNLEEVEIRATLRQLNLLIGSARNKLLYPKLEEKRIKLPKDELSREQIERLVNDVEVIVNWVRQKISENLEGNS comes from the coding sequence ATGCAAGAAGCCTATCAAGAAGTTGCGGAAAGAAACCTCCTAGCAGCAAGGAATCTCCTAGAGGGAAATATTCATGAAATGGCTGGCTTCTGTTGTTACCATGCCTACGAATCCAGTGCTTCAGCCTTGGCTGTTAAAGAATCAAGACCCCACGGACAACGAGTTGGTCATCTTCAAAAATTAGCTATTTTTCGAGAATATGCCAACAATCTTGAAGAAGTTGAAATTCGGGCCACATTACGCCAATTAAATCTGTTAATCGGTTCAGCAAGAAATAAACTCCTCTATCCAAAACTAGAGGAAAAGCGAATTAAACTACCGAAAGACGAACTGTCCCGTGAACAAATCGAACGATTAGTTAACGATGTAGAAGTGATTGTTAATTGGGTTCGACAGAAAATCTCCGAAAATCTGGAGGGAAATTCTTGA
- a CDS encoding adenylate kinase, which yields MSNSNGLLFLGAPGSGKGTQAQVLAENLNIPHISTGDMLRQAIADQTELGEKAKNYMDKGELVPDELILGLIKERLSQADAENGWILDGFPRNVPQAEFLDQLLVEIEHRTQWVINLDVADETIIQRLLLRGRADDTEETIRNRLVVYQEKTAPLIAYYQEQGKLQIIDGDRAPELVAESLKALVTA from the coding sequence ATGTCTAATAGCAATGGTTTATTGTTTTTAGGTGCGCCAGGTTCTGGAAAAGGAACTCAAGCCCAGGTTTTAGCAGAAAATCTCAATATTCCTCACATTTCTACAGGGGATATGCTACGTCAGGCGATCGCCGATCAGACAGAATTGGGAGAAAAAGCCAAAAATTACATGGATAAAGGGGAATTGGTTCCTGATGAATTAATCCTAGGTTTAATTAAAGAACGTTTAAGTCAAGCTGATGCAGAAAATGGTTGGATTTTAGACGGCTTTCCCCGCAATGTTCCCCAGGCGGAATTCTTGGATCAATTATTGGTGGAAATTGAGCATCGAACCCAATGGGTGATTAACCTAGATGTGGCCGATGAAACTATTATTCAACGTTTATTACTGCGAGGTCGGGCCGATGACACAGAAGAAACCATTCGCAATCGTTTAGTGGTTTATCAAGAAAAAACGGCTCCTCTGATTGCTTACTACCAAGAGCAGGGCAAATTACAAATTATTGACGGCGATCGCGCTCCTGAACTAGTGGCTGAGTCTTTAAAAGCACTGGTAACAGCTTAA
- the secY gene encoding preprotein translocase subunit SecY, whose protein sequence is MVVSRDKSPTAQETFLQMAQAAGLRGRLLITIGLLILVRLGIFIPIPDIDRAAFAQAIANSPVLGFLDIFTGGGISTIGIFALGILPYINASIIIQLLTSAVPALEDLQKNEGEAGRRKISQYTRYVAVGWAVIQSVGLTIGLLRPYAVNYSPFFVFQTSLALTAGSLFVMWLSEIITERGIGNGASLLIFVNIVATLPTTLGNTIDYAQTGGRQAIMQVTVLLLVFLVMIVAIVFVQEGTRRIPIISARRQVGKRLYRERTSYLPLRLNQGGVMPIIFASAVLILPSSLAGFFNNKENLSVVSQSLVQITNALQPGTWAYTIVYSVLIFFFSYFYASLIVNPEDISKNLKKMGSSIPGIRPGKKTEEYLGGVLNRLTFLGAVFLSIVATVPIFVERATGVTTFRGLGATSLLILVGVAIDTAKQIQTYVISQRYEGMIKQD, encoded by the coding sequence ATGGTCGTTAGTCGAGATAAATCGCCAACAGCCCAGGAAACTTTTCTGCAAATGGCTCAAGCGGCTGGCCTGCGGGGGCGGCTACTGATTACCATCGGGCTTCTGATTTTAGTCCGTTTAGGCATTTTTATTCCAATTCCCGATATTGATCGCGCTGCTTTTGCCCAGGCGATCGCCAATAGTCCCGTGTTGGGATTTCTCGACATCTTTACAGGTGGTGGGATATCTACCATCGGGATTTTTGCTTTGGGAATTTTACCTTATATTAATGCCTCGATCATTATTCAACTGCTCACATCAGCCGTTCCAGCCCTAGAGGATTTGCAAAAAAACGAAGGGGAAGCAGGACGACGAAAAATTTCCCAATATACCCGCTATGTGGCAGTCGGTTGGGCTGTCATTCAAAGTGTGGGTTTAACTATTGGTTTATTGCGTCCTTACGCCGTCAATTATTCACCCTTTTTTGTCTTTCAAACTAGTCTAGCCCTAACGGCAGGTTCCCTATTTGTCATGTGGCTTTCGGAAATTATTACCGAGAGAGGCATTGGCAATGGAGCTTCTTTATTGATTTTCGTCAATATTGTCGCTACCTTACCTACAACCTTGGGTAATACGATTGACTATGCTCAAACCGGCGGAAGACAGGCAATTATGCAGGTTACTGTCCTGCTGTTAGTTTTCCTGGTCATGATCGTGGCTATTGTTTTTGTTCAAGAGGGAACACGCCGCATTCCGATTATTTCTGCCCGTCGTCAGGTGGGAAAAAGACTTTATCGAGAAAGAACCAGCTACTTACCGCTTCGTCTGAATCAAGGGGGGGTAATGCCGATTATTTTTGCCTCTGCTGTTTTAATTCTGCCGTCTTCCTTAGCTGGATTTTTTAATAATAAAGAAAATTTAAGTGTAGTCTCTCAGTCCCTCGTACAAATTACCAATGCTCTTCAGCCAGGAACTTGGGCCTATACCATTGTCTATTCAGTGTTAATTTTCTTTTTTAGTTATTTTTACGCCAGCTTGATTGTTAATCCAGAGGATATCTCGAAAAACTTAAAGAAAATGGGTTCGAGTATTCCGGGTATTCGGCCAGGGAAAAAGACAGAAGAATATTTGGGGGGGGTTCTCAATCGTCTGACTTTTTTGGGAGCCGTTTTTCTCAGTATTGTGGCCACCGTTCCGATTTTTGTAGAACGAGCAACGGGCGTAACCACCTTTCGCGGTTTAGGAGCGACCTCTTTGCTAATTCTGGTTGGGGTTGCCATTGATACGGCCAAACAAATCCAAACCTATGTTATCTCTCAACGCTATGAGGGAATGATCAAACAGGACTAA
- the rplO gene encoding 50S ribosomal protein L15: MRLNELAPKEGSKKRRRRVGRGISAGQGASCGFGMRGQKSRSGTGTKAGFEGGQMPLYRRLPKLKHFPLVNPKQYTVINVGKLAELPAQTEVSLESLMAAGIVTTNDGPLKILGHGELEVALTVKAICTVGAKAKIEAAGGTVVSE; this comes from the coding sequence ATGCGATTAAATGAACTGGCTCCTAAAGAGGGGTCGAAAAAGCGTCGTCGTCGTGTTGGCAGGGGGATCTCTGCTGGTCAAGGAGCCAGTTGTGGTTTTGGGATGCGGGGACAAAAATCCCGTTCTGGAACTGGAACTAAGGCTGGGTTTGAAGGGGGACAAATGCCCCTCTATCGCCGTTTGCCCAAGTTAAAACATTTTCCTCTGGTTAATCCGAAGCAATATACCGTGATTAATGTTGGCAAATTGGCAGAGCTTCCTGCTCAGACAGAAGTATCCCTCGAAAGCTTAATGGCGGCTGGTATTGTGACAACCAATGATGGCCCGTTGAAAATCCTCGGTCATGGAGAATTAGAAGTCGCCCTAACCGTTAAAGCAATTTGTACTGTTGGTGCTAAAGCGAAAATTGAAGCGGCCGGTGGCACTGTCGTTAGTGAATAG
- the rpsE gene encoding 30S ribosomal protein S5, protein MAKRRKSSRTKAKETNWQERVIQIRRVSKVVKGGKKLSFRAIVVVGNENGQVGVGVGKAGDVIGAVRKGVADGKKQLIDVPLTKANSITHLTKGESGGANVIIRPAAPGTGVIAGGAVRTVLELAGVKNILAKQLGSNNPLNNARAAVNALELLRSFSEVAEERGLPLEHLYT, encoded by the coding sequence ATGGCAAAGCGTCGTAAGAGTAGCCGCACCAAGGCCAAAGAAACCAACTGGCAAGAACGGGTTATCCAAATTCGTCGGGTGAGTAAGGTGGTTAAGGGCGGTAAAAAACTCAGCTTTAGAGCGATCGTCGTGGTCGGCAATGAAAACGGTCAAGTCGGAGTCGGAGTCGGTAAAGCCGGAGATGTGATCGGAGCCGTTCGTAAAGGCGTAGCCGATGGCAAAAAACAACTTATTGATGTGCCTTTGACCAAAGCCAACTCCATTACCCATCTCACCAAAGGAGAATCGGGAGGAGCCAACGTTATTATTCGTCCCGCCGCACCCGGTACAGGGGTAATTGCTGGGGGAGCAGTTCGCACTGTCTTAGAACTAGCTGGAGTCAAAAATATTTTGGCCAAACAATTAGGTTCTAACAATCCCCTAAATAATGCCAGAGCCGCCGTTAATGCCCTGGAATTGCTGAGAAGTTTTTCCGAAGTGGCCGAAGAACGGGGATTACCTCTGGAGCATCTATATACTTAA
- the rplR gene encoding 50S ribosomal protein L18, protein MKLSRKDLVQRRHRRIRHKLAGTAQRPRLAVFRSNHHIYVQVIDDVAQHTLAAASTLDPDLKESLESSSDCTASAAVGTLIAKRAIAAGINEVVFDRGGNLYHGRVKALADAARVGGLNF, encoded by the coding sequence ATGAAACTTTCACGCAAAGATTTAGTACAACGTCGTCATCGACGCATTCGGCACAAGCTGGCTGGAACGGCCCAACGCCCTCGTTTGGCAGTTTTTCGTTCCAATCACCATATTTACGTTCAGGTGATCGATGATGTGGCCCAACATACCCTTGCCGCGGCTTCGACCTTAGATCCGGATCTCAAAGAATCCCTAGAATCAAGCTCCGATTGTACTGCTTCAGCGGCGGTCGGGACACTCATTGCCAAACGGGCGATCGCGGCTGGCATTAACGAGGTGGTCTTTGATCGCGGGGGCAACTTGTATCACGGTCGGGTTAAAGCCCTAGCAGATGCAGCTAGAGTCGGTGGCTTGAACTTTTAA
- the rplF gene encoding 50S ribosomal protein L6 — protein sequence MSRIGKRPIPVPAKVTVDIQGLYLTVKGPKGTLERQLPDKVIIAQEGETLTVVRQDESRTARERHGLVRTLVANMVDGVSNGFERRLDIQGVGYRAQAQGNKIILNVGYSKPVELDMPSGIQVAVENNTQVIVSGIDKELVGNVAAKIRSVRPPEPYKGKGIRYLGEFVRRKAGKTGKK from the coding sequence ATGTCTCGTATTGGCAAACGCCCTATTCCCGTTCCGGCAAAAGTCACCGTTGATATTCAAGGGTTATACCTAACCGTTAAAGGGCCGAAAGGAACCCTAGAACGTCAATTACCGGATAAAGTCATCATTGCTCAAGAAGGCGAAACACTTACTGTCGTTCGTCAAGATGAATCTCGTACCGCTCGAGAACGTCATGGATTAGTTCGTACTCTGGTTGCCAATATGGTGGATGGAGTTTCCAATGGCTTTGAACGTCGTTTAGATATTCAAGGGGTTGGTTATCGTGCCCAGGCTCAAGGCAACAAAATTATCCTCAATGTTGGTTACAGCAAACCCGTAGAACTGGATATGCCATCGGGGATTCAAGTCGCGGTCGAAAACAATACCCAAGTCATTGTCAGTGGCATTGATAAGGAATTAGTCGGAAACGTTGCGGCTAAAATTCGCTCTGTTCGTCCTCCTGAACCCTATAAAGGCAAAGGAATTCGTTATTTGGGTGAATTTGTCAGACGTAAAGCTGGTAAGACAGGGAAGAAATAA
- the rpsH gene encoding 30S ribosomal protein S8: MASNDTISDMLTRIRNACAVRHPTTQVPTTRMTRSIAQVLKSEGFIEDFTEVGEGVKKFLVLTLKYKGKNRQPLINTLQRVSKPGLRVYSPSKDIPRVLGGIGIAIVSTSQGIMTDREARRQGIGGEVLCYIW; this comes from the coding sequence ATGGCATCTAACGATACAATTTCCGATATGCTCACTCGCATCCGTAACGCCTGTGCAGTGAGACACCCGACCACCCAGGTTCCAACCACCAGAATGACCCGCAGTATTGCCCAGGTGCTGAAAAGTGAGGGCTTTATTGAAGACTTTACCGAAGTGGGCGAAGGCGTAAAAAAATTCCTGGTTCTGACCTTGAAATATAAGGGCAAGAATCGTCAACCCCTGATCAACACCTTACAAAGAGTGAGTAAACCCGGATTGCGAGTTTATTCTCCCAGTAAAGATATTCCCAGGGTCTTAGGCGGTATTGGCATTGCCATTGTTTCTACCTCCCAGGGCATTATGACTGACAGAGAAGCTCGCCGTCAGGGCATTGGGGGAGAAGTCCTCTGTTACATCTGGTAG
- the rplE gene encoding 50S ribosomal protein L5, translated as MTQRLKTVYQDTIVPKLKEEFSYKNIHEVPKVIKITVNRGLGEASQNAKALESSIVELGKITGQKPVVTRAKKAIAGFKIRQGMPVGVMVTLRSERMYAFLDRLINLALPRIRDFRGISDKSFDGRGNYSLGVREQLIFPEIDYDSIDQIRGLDISIITTAKTDEEGRALLKAMGMPFRNQ; from the coding sequence ATGACGCAACGACTCAAAACTGTTTATCAAGACACCATTGTTCCTAAGCTCAAAGAAGAGTTTAGTTACAAAAACATCCATGAAGTCCCCAAAGTGATCAAAATCACCGTTAATCGAGGTTTAGGGGAAGCATCTCAAAATGCCAAGGCCCTAGAATCTTCAATCGTCGAACTGGGTAAGATCACTGGACAAAAACCCGTTGTTACTCGTGCTAAAAAGGCGATCGCCGGTTTCAAAATCCGTCAAGGAATGCCTGTTGGGGTGATGGTCACACTCCGTTCTGAGCGAATGTATGCCTTTCTAGACCGATTAATTAATCTGGCCCTGCCCCGCATCCGGGACTTTCGTGGCATTAGCGATAAGAGCTTCGACGGTCGTGGTAACTACAGCTTAGGTGTCAGAGAACAATTAATTTTTCCTGAAATTGACTACGACAGCATTGATCAAATTCGCGGTTTAGATATCTCAATCATCACCACCGCCAAGACCGATGAAGAAGGTCGGGCCTTACTCAAAGCGATGGGGATGCCCTTCCGAAATCAATAG